In Leptospira barantonii, the DNA window CTTTCCGGTAAAGAATGGAAACAAAAGCTGGAAGCAGGTCAAATTTTAGAATCGCTTTACTTCGAAATCTCCAACTTCCGTTTGGATCTTCCCGATCTTCGGGAAAGAAAGGAAGACATTCCTCTTTTGATTAAACACTTTTTGGAAACGCTCTCAGAAAAACACAAACGCAAAGAAATCCGATTGAGCGAAAAACTATATCAACTTTTGCTAAATTATGATTTTCCCGGAAACGTAAGACAACTGAAGAATCTTTTGGAAAGTATGGTTTCTTTGTTTGCGGTCCGAATGCTCGACATAAAACATTTACCCCCGCAGATGTTCGAAACGTCCTATGTTTATTCGGAGTTTATAGAAGTGAAAACCGGAATTCCTTTAAAGGATTACGAAAGAGAAATCATCAAAAAGAACCTGATCTTAGTAAACGGAAATCGCGAGAAAGCCGCGAAGATTCTCGGGATCTCCGAAAGAACGATCTACAGAAAGATTATAGAATTCGGTCTTTCCGGCGAAGCTGAAGGAAAAAATCCTCCATCCGGCGATTGAAATAAAATTCCGCCTCTTCCTTTTCCGAACCGGCTTTGATTCGGATGTTCATCTCTATTATAAAATCGTAAAGTTCTCCAATGATTTTATCGGAAAAAAAAGTGGATTCCTTTCTGAGACGATTGCGGACAAAATTCTTTCTTGCGGGGCTATAGGATTGGATGTCGAGGTATTCGTATAATTCTTCGTCGGAAATGGTCGCTTCGTATTTTCTCGAAATGATTTTATATTTGCGAAGTTGATCGATTCTTTCCTTGAGAATGCTGAAGAATAAAAGGAGGGAATCTCTGCCGCTTTGAAATTTTCTGAATTCCTTAAAAAACCGGATTCGATCCGATTCCATAAAAAAATCCACCAAACCGGAAGAGTTGAATTCTCCGCTGAATAAGAGAACGTCTTCCACGTCTTGTTTGCTGAAGGATTTTTTGACGAGATAAAGTTTGAGTTTGGAAAGTGATTGAAGATAAGCGCCCATCGAAGGAGGAATTTTATGAAGAAACTCGTCCATAGCGTCTTCGTCCAATTGAACTCCGATTTCTTTACATGCTTGTAAAAGACCGCCCCGTGTTTCGTTCGGATAGAAGTTTTTGGTTTTTATAAGATTCGCTTTTCCGCCGAATATCTGCAGAACCTTACTCGGAACTTCCCAATGATTGTAATGAACGAGAAGTTGAATCGAATCCGGAAAATTTGAAAATTGTTTTTGTAAGGATTCGTTGTTCTTGCCTTTTCCGCTCGAGATCGGTTTGAAAAATTCAAGACCCGATTTGATGATGAACAACTTTCGATTCGAGAACATATCCAAGTTGAACGCTTCGGATTGAAATCGCTCGAAGTCGCCCGGTTCCGAAACGAAGATCACGATTTCGAACGGTTCTCCCGTTTTCCGAATCGCTTCCTTGTATTTTTCCGCCACGATTTCGAATTCGTACGATTCTTTAGCCGCAACAAAAACGATCTGCGGTAATTCTTTCGCAAAGTCGGAAAGGAATTCTATGGAATTTTTATATTCTTTGGTTTTAGCGGCCATATTGCTTCGATCGAAAAGGGATTGAACCGGTTAAAAAATCGGAAGAATCGTTTAAGCTAAAGATTCGATTCTCCGAAGATTAGAATATGAATATCAGTTCCGGAGTCCAGAGGATTTCTTACCCGAACGAGGCTTTGACGTATGTAAGTCCGGCTCGTATGGGCGGAAAAGTGCAGGCCGTGGAACCGATTCGTCGCGAAGATTTTAACCCCGATCGTAGCATGGGCGGGAAAAGTCTTTCCACTCCTCCTAAAGAATCGACGCCGAGCGCACGCGGAAGCCTGATCGATTTCTACGCGTGATTTCCTTTTAAATATTTTTTCCAAAGTCCGTGGTATTGAAAAAACATTCTCAGGGGAAACCCGAGAATATTCGTATAGGAACCGTCATACGATAACACCGGACCTTCCGCGTCTTGAACTCCGTAACTTCCCGCCTTGTCGAAGGGAGAATATTTTTCGATGTATTGCCGGATTTGATCGCGATTCCATTCTTGAAATTTAACTCGGGAAGAATCAAACGCGAACTGTTCGAGCCCTTGATCGTAAATTCCCAATCCTGAATAAACGATATGCGTTTGGCCGGACAATCTTCTCAACATCTCTACTGCTTCCGGAAAGTTTTCGGGCTTCTGGAGAATGGTGTTTTCATGAACCACGATCGTATCACAGGAAATCAGAAATTCTTCCTTGGATCTTGTGCCTAACTTGGCCAATGTGATTCTTTTTAAATATTCAAGCGGGCTCTCACCAGGAAGAGAACTTTCGTCCACATCCTCGGGTTCGACTCTGAAATCCAGATCTAGGGATTCTAAGACGTGTTTTCTTCGAGGAGATCTGGATCTGAGCACGATCATAGATCCACAGTTTGAGAAAAGCCTTGCTTTGCATCCGTTTTCTTGCCGATATTGGTAGGGATGAAAGAGAATCAGAGAACCTTACGAAACAAAATCGAATTCGGAATCTATTTCCTTTTTCTGATCGGAAACGTTTCGATTTTTTCCCAAACGGTTCCAAACGAATCCAAGGATCCGAAAGAAAAACAAAAGATTCAATCCGATAGAGAATTGATCGAGACCGGAAAGTTGGAATCGATTCGTAAAAAAGCGTATCTCGGTTTGAAAGGAATTCGAATTTCGCTTTTGAACTTCGGTAAAAAACAGGATCTCGATAAACTCGCAAACGATTACGGACAAGCCGAAACTCTTTATCTCAAAGCGGAATACGGAAACGCTACGACCGCGTTTGAAAACATTTTCAAATCGATCGTTCCTTTGGAAGAAACGATTCGTAAGGATTATGAGAATAAGGCGGTTCAGCTCGGTCAGGAATTGGCGCCGCAAATCGTATCGATCCGACTGGACGAAAAAAATAAAAATCGCTCTATTCTTCCCGTATTAGAAAAGTATTATACTCGTTTCGGCGAAACTTCCAAAACCGCGACCAGAGATTTGGAAAAAGGGGAAAGAACTTCCGCGCTTTATTATCAAAGACAATCCTTGCTCGCGTTGTATCAGGCGAAGATATTATTGGGGAAGAGCGAAGATTCTTCGCTTACCCTTTCGGATAAAATTTCGAAAAATAAAATCTTGGATTCCGATTATCTCAAACCGGAAGAATTGATCTATTGGGACGATACCGAAGGAAGATTGAATTCCGAAGCGGAAGAGGAAAGAAAAAAAGACCGAACAAAAACCTTAAAGTCTTACGAATGGAGACTGGGAATTTCCTCCGGGAAATTGCAGAAAGAAAACGGACAGAAAAGTCAGGAACCGACTTCCAATCCATCTAATTCTACAGCTCCGAATAAAACAAAACCGTAATATTGAATAACCCTATGATTCTTTTTCGTAACAACAAATTCTGGATTTGGTTTTTGATTCTATTCGCTTTTTCTTCTTGTAGGAGAGGAAGTTTTGATCGAGTTAAAGAATCCAGTTTTCAATATCTCTGCAAAGAATATCTTCTATTCTGCGATAAGATCGTCACTAAAATCGATATGTTCGATTGTGATCCGTTGCACAACACTTATGAAAGCGACGGCGCTCATTATATCAATCGTGAAGTTCTCGTAGACGATCTAATCGTGGAAAAAGAGGAAAAACGATCCGAAATCTTCGATCCATACTCGGAAAAAAAACCTAAAAAAGAAAAAACAAAGGACACTAGTTCGGACTTCGGAAAAAACATTCGAATCGATTCCCGCAAACTGATTCGAACCTTCGATACGGAACGCGGAAAAAAACCGGCAATCGGCGACGACGGAGAATCCATCGAAGAGATCCGTCCTTGTTATCCGGTGAAACCACAATACAATCAGGAGTAATACATTGAGCGATTTATTTAACGTAAAGGGTAAAACGGTTTTGGTTACGGGTTCCACACGTGGAATCGGAAGACATTTTGCGGAAGGTTTTAAGAATGCAGGTGCGATCGTTTACGGAACCGGTTCTTCCGAAGAATCGATTAAAAAATTCGAAGGCTCGGGAATCAAAGGTTTTGCCGCGGATATTCGTCAACCCGATGTGATGACTCCTATCATAGAATCCATCGTGAAAGAACACGGAAAGTTAGACGTGCTTGTGAACAATGCGGGAATTGCGTCGAACAAACCTGCGGCATTCTTAAAAGAAGATGAGATCGAATCCATCATTCAAACGAACTTTACCGGAGTATTCCGTGCTTGTGCGGCTTACTATAAAATTCACAAAAAGAAAGGCGGGAATATTATCAATATTGCATCTATTCTCGGGATGAGAGGAACCAAATTCGCATCCGTTTATTCCGGAACCAAGGGAGCGGTGATCAACATGACGCGTGCGCTCGCAGTCGAATGGATCGGCTCCGGTTATAGAGTGAACGCGATTTGTCCCGGATTTATCGACACCGATATGACCGAAATGATCAAAGAAAAAGCGGACGTCATGGAGCAAATGTTGAATGCGATTCCGATGGGACGATTGGGAAAACCGGACGATCTAGTCGGCGCGGCGATTTACTTTGCGAGCGACGCTTCCACCTATGTCACCGGTCAAACGATCGTAGTCGACGGAGGAATCACCGCGGGACTCTAAAAAGAGTCTAATCTATAATGATTCTTTCCTTACACCCGATTAACCCGGAGAAAAGAAAACTCCAACAGATTTCCGAGAATTTGTTGGAGGGGAAAGTTTATATATTTCCAACCGATACGGTTTACGCTTTGGTAGCCGATTCTCAATCGAAACTGGGCGTGGAAAAGTTATACGAACTGAAGAATATTCCGAAAAACCAACCCCTCTCCTTGATTTGCCCAAGCATCTCGGTCGCTTCCAATTACATCGAATTTCTTCCGAACGACGCGTTCCGGTTGATGAAAAAAATAACACCCGGCCCATTTACTTTCATTACACGCGCGAACAAACACCTTCCTCGTGTTTCTTTTTCCAATCAAAAGGAAAAACAAATCGGAATCCGAATTCCCGACGCCGTTTACTTACAAGAACTGATGAAGATTCATCCGAACCCTTTGACGTCTACCTCCGTTTTTGCCAACGACGAGTTTATCATCGAAGTTGAATCCTTGGAGGAAATCTACGGAAAACGCGTGGAAGGAATTGTGGACGGTGGAATCGTCGAAGTCGAACTCTCCACGATTCTGGACGTGACAGGAGACGAGATGACCGTCGTCAGAGAAGGCAAAGGCGCAGAACTTTTGTAATCGTTCCGCCGCGAACAAGGCGATCTTTTGTCTCTTATCGATTCTGTGAAAAAAATTCTTTCGGAAATATTTTTCCAAAAAATACAAAAATCAAAAAAGTATAGAAAGCCGGAAGAGTTTCGTCTGTTTTTAATAAGACATCCGATAATAAGGATGAAACGATTTTGGTGGGCGCATTTTCATGAACCGATTTTTTTATATTCTTTGCGCTCTTCCGTTTTTCTTTCACTGCTCCGTTAAACCGCTGGAGAATGCCTGCGATATAAGTAGCTCTCTTTTTTTTAAAACTTTCCTTCTAAATGCGGTCGTTTCCGGGAACGCAAGTATCTGCGGTGCGGCGATCTTTTTACCACAACCGAAAATTTTAAATCTGGGTTCGAAAGCAATTTTAAACACCGGATTCTTAATCGGAGAAATGGATGCAAGCACAAGCGGCG includes these proteins:
- a CDS encoding helix-turn-helix domain-containing protein, translating into MSAEEHIFISNASNSIKILNRLKSLSQNNLPVFVTGGPGTGKTFVSNLIASLSGGNPRVFILDSEHIENERTLESILSKGENTYFVFKDFSNFPKEIQAYLLKKIRENQNESNTASRFIFLSGKEWKQKLEAGQILESLYFEISNFRLDLPDLRERKEDIPLLIKHFLETLSEKHKRKEIRLSEKLYQLLLNYDFPGNVRQLKNLLESMVSLFAVRMLDIKHLPPQMFETSYVYSEFIEVKTGIPLKDYEREIIKKNLILVNGNREKAAKILGISERTIYRKIIEFGLSGEAEGKNPPSGD
- a CDS encoding SDR family NAD(P)-dependent oxidoreductase translates to MSDLFNVKGKTVLVTGSTRGIGRHFAEGFKNAGAIVYGTGSSEESIKKFEGSGIKGFAADIRQPDVMTPIIESIVKEHGKLDVLVNNAGIASNKPAAFLKEDEIESIIQTNFTGVFRACAAYYKIHKKKGGNIINIASILGMRGTKFASVYSGTKGAVINMTRALAVEWIGSGYRVNAICPGFIDTDMTEMIKEKADVMEQMLNAIPMGRLGKPDDLVGAAIYFASDASTYVTGQTIVVDGGITAGL
- a CDS encoding nucleoside triphosphate pyrophosphatase — translated: MIVLRSRSPRRKHVLESLDLDFRVEPEDVDESSLPGESPLEYLKRITLAKLGTRSKEEFLISCDTIVVHENTILQKPENFPEAVEMLRRLSGQTHIVYSGLGIYDQGLEQFAFDSSRVKFQEWNRDQIRQYIEKYSPFDKAGSYGVQDAEGPVLSYDGSYTNILGFPLRMFFQYHGLWKKYLKGNHA
- a CDS encoding L-threonylcarbamoyladenylate synthase, which translates into the protein MILSLHPINPEKRKLQQISENLLEGKVYIFPTDTVYALVADSQSKLGVEKLYELKNIPKNQPLSLICPSISVASNYIEFLPNDAFRLMKKITPGPFTFITRANKHLPRVSFSNQKEKQIGIRIPDAVYLQELMKIHPNPLTSTSVFANDEFIIEVESLEEIYGKRVEGIVDGGIVEVELSTILDVTGDEMTVVREGKGAELL
- the holA gene encoding DNA polymerase III subunit delta codes for the protein MAAKTKEYKNSIEFLSDFAKELPQIVFVAAKESYEFEIVAEKYKEAIRKTGEPFEIVIFVSEPGDFERFQSEAFNLDMFSNRKLFIIKSGLEFFKPISSGKGKNNESLQKQFSNFPDSIQLLVHYNHWEVPSKVLQIFGGKANLIKTKNFYPNETRGGLLQACKEIGVQLDEDAMDEFLHKIPPSMGAYLQSLSKLKLYLVKKSFSKQDVEDVLLFSGEFNSSGLVDFFMESDRIRFFKEFRKFQSGRDSLLLFFSILKERIDQLRKYKIISRKYEATISDEELYEYLDIQSYSPARKNFVRNRLRKESTFFSDKIIGELYDFIIEMNIRIKAGSEKEEAEFYFNRRMEDFFLQLRRKDRIL